The following are from one region of the Paramagnetospirillum magnetotacticum MS-1 genome:
- a CDS encoding Hint domain-containing protein — MMNRSTASNFHAVPVRHSAFRGVGRTALGLMFGVALFAGSAAFHGGKVFAGDDRAVSAPVLTVDGSGGSVGGKPSEFLAITGTAPLGHSFGLQLDGALGQSGERGQGGLGGHIFWRDPNQAMVGLTTMWSRVGAWNIFRHGLEAEAYLDDYTLSSSAGIQRGDANKGTSSSGYGGLALSWYSRDDLKLTLGGAGFSNSRTGYSIIEWKPDDSIPWTMFGVTGAGNTGPGFALLGMRYTFGNAGTSLKDRDRHGDPENIVSFTNAGGGGGSVLTSTAAAHAAPQQSTPAPSVSCFVAGTPVRMADGSEKAIETVEIGEQVQGTDGTINEVIGFGRPRLDGRRLYALNSLDFFVTADHPFLTSGGWKSLDPDVTNRINPALNVTQLVIGDTLITVGGPVDLRSIESQDAPAETVVYNLHLIGNNTYVASGYYVHNYGDGPTREQFLAGYNARPPGAPEE; from the coding sequence ATGATGAACCGCTCGACCGCATCAAATTTTCATGCTGTGCCGGTAAGGCATTCGGCATTTCGTGGTGTCGGCCGTACGGCCTTGGGCCTGATGTTTGGCGTGGCGCTCTTTGCGGGCAGTGCCGCCTTCCACGGAGGCAAAGTGTTTGCTGGCGACGACAGGGCCGTCTCTGCCCCTGTCCTGACAGTTGACGGCTCGGGTGGTTCTGTCGGCGGCAAGCCGTCCGAATTCTTGGCGATCACGGGTACGGCACCCCTTGGTCACAGTTTCGGCTTACAGCTTGACGGGGCGCTCGGCCAAAGTGGAGAGCGTGGGCAGGGGGGGCTTGGTGGTCATATCTTCTGGCGCGACCCCAATCAGGCCATGGTGGGGCTCACGACCATGTGGTCGCGCGTCGGCGCCTGGAACATCTTCCGGCATGGCCTGGAAGCCGAGGCCTACCTGGACGATTATACCCTGTCCTCGTCGGCGGGCATCCAGCGTGGCGACGCCAACAAAGGCACCAGTTCGTCGGGCTATGGCGGATTGGCGCTGTCATGGTACTCGCGCGACGATCTGAAGCTGACGCTCGGCGGTGCTGGCTTCAGCAACAGCCGGACGGGATATTCCATCATCGAATGGAAACCGGACGATTCGATTCCCTGGACAATGTTCGGCGTCACCGGCGCTGGCAATACCGGTCCAGGCTTCGCTCTGCTCGGCATGCGCTACACATTCGGAAATGCCGGGACCTCGCTGAAGGACCGGGATCGCCACGGAGACCCGGAGAACATCGTCTCCTTCACCAATGCCGGTGGTGGTGGTGGCAGCGTGTTGACCTCCACGGCAGCAGCCCATGCCGCCCCTCAGCAAAGCACTCCGGCTCCCAGCGTCAGTTGCTTCGTCGCCGGAACTCCCGTCCGCATGGCTGACGGCAGCGAGAAGGCAATTGAAACCGTGGAGATTGGTGAGCAGGTCCAAGGGACGGACGGCACCATCAACGAGGTTATCGGATTCGGGCGTCCGCGCCTCGACGGGCGTCGGCTCTATGCGCTTAACAGTCTGGATTTCTTCGTGACGGCGGACCATCCTTTCCTGACGAGCGGAGGCTGGAAGTCCTTGGATCCGGACGTAACCAACCGGATCAATCCGGCCCTGAATGTCACTCAACTTGTCATCGGTGACACCCTGATCACCGTCGGCGGCCCGGTCGATCTGCGTTCCATCGAGTCACAAGACGCGCCTGCCGAAACGGTGGTCTACAACCTCCATCTAATCGGGAACAATACCTACGTCGCCAGCGGCTATTACGTGCATAATTATGGGGATGGGCCGACCAGGGAGCAGTTCCTGGCGGGATACAACGCAAGGCCGCCAGGCGCTCCTGAGGAGTGA
- a CDS encoding response regulator transcription factor: MGTIIVVEDDADLREQIVTYLSLSGFTTAGVGSAAELYRRMAVEVFGVLILDLRLPDEDGLSIAAHVRAHSKSGIIMVTARNHVEDRVRGHDAGADAYLSKPVDMRELVAAVKSLFRRLGDTAHPADRGESWCLDRAAFTLFTPGGLSVAVTPNELSLLRELAESSCTVVGRGALLGVLGYDPSDVGNRNLDAALRRLRLKVAEKTGASLPIRTVNSVGYMFSEEMNIRG; the protein is encoded by the coding sequence ATGGGGACGATCATCGTCGTCGAGGATGATGCCGATCTGCGCGAGCAGATAGTGACCTACCTGTCTTTGTCGGGCTTCACGACCGCTGGTGTTGGCTCGGCGGCCGAACTCTATCGTCGCATGGCGGTCGAGGTGTTTGGCGTTCTCATCCTGGACCTACGGCTGCCGGATGAGGATGGCCTGTCCATCGCGGCCCATGTGCGGGCACACAGCAAGAGCGGCATCATCATGGTCACCGCCAGGAACCATGTCGAAGACCGCGTGCGTGGGCACGACGCAGGTGCCGACGCTTATCTTTCCAAGCCCGTGGATATGCGGGAGCTGGTCGCCGCAGTCAAAAGCCTGTTCCGCCGCCTGGGAGATACCGCACACCCGGCTGACCGGGGCGAAAGCTGGTGCCTGGACCGCGCCGCCTTCACCTTGTTCACACCTGGAGGCCTGTCGGTGGCGGTCACGCCCAATGAACTGTCACTGCTGCGGGAATTGGCGGAGTCGTCCTGCACCGTGGTCGGGCGCGGCGCCTTGCTCGGCGTTCTCGGATACGATCCAAGCGACGTCGGCAACCGCAACCTGGACGCCGCGTTGCGTCGCCTGCGCCTCAAGGTCGCTGAAAAGACCGGTGCTTCCCTGCCGATCCGAACCGTCAACTCGGTCGGCTATATGTTTTCCGAGGAAATGAACATCCGCGGCTAA
- a CDS encoding sensor histidine kinase — protein MLLLVGLFGASAAHAEPLPATVAVETASRPLDGYLTFLEDRESAFSIEDVARHGVFEAVTPRRPGLISGGTLWYRFTVKRTAGAAEDWVLAFGEPDIDDVRVYVTKPGGSFTETLLGRRLPARQLDVAVRLHAANLSLPEEIPTTVYIRLSSLHKIRFEAAALWRPTALAYAEARQSALHGIDFGVMAVFVVSNILLGLWLRDASMLMYAVFVVTSMCREATHSGIVTVILSDAGRPLNYLLSAIGLFGGISAFMIMWDLMFDIRKEFPLVHRVYRWGGILMLAPIFFATHDSFSLLAQYAQVIMLAVSIGSITMAFILVLRHPGDVLLRFYLCAFFPIVLLWGVEVGALVFPTIPFDLGRQVDIIATMIHLSILFLALGYRFVVTRQQQAQADAALVLEKMARERQRTFVDMATHEFKTPLAVIDSAVQVLELLLPTAPPEATRRFNTIRKAVSRLVGLIETCLNGERSEAMELNLRPVSPAAIAAQAVARDRETGRGEIRAEMSPLPDTCLADSALLGIALDALIDNAHRYGPADQPVDVVAQALGGWIIFTVLDRGPGVRPDEAELIFDRYYRSPLSGSTSGFGIGLHLVKTIATMHGGTVAYRPRDGGGASFALTIPVA, from the coding sequence TTGCTGCTCCTGGTGGGACTGTTCGGAGCGTCCGCCGCCCATGCCGAACCATTGCCCGCAACTGTCGCCGTCGAGACGGCTAGCCGCCCGCTGGATGGATATCTGACCTTCCTGGAAGACCGGGAAAGCGCGTTCAGCATTGAGGATGTGGCACGGCACGGCGTTTTCGAGGCGGTAACACCGCGCCGTCCTGGCCTTATTAGCGGCGGGACCTTGTGGTACCGCTTCACCGTCAAGCGGACGGCAGGGGCAGCTGAGGACTGGGTCCTGGCGTTCGGAGAGCCGGATATCGACGATGTCCGGGTCTATGTGACGAAGCCGGGCGGTAGCTTCACGGAAACCCTTCTCGGCCGACGGCTTCCCGCGCGGCAGTTGGATGTGGCGGTACGTCTCCACGCGGCCAACCTTTCCCTGCCCGAAGAGATTCCGACGACGGTTTACATCCGGCTGTCGTCGCTACACAAGATTCGCTTCGAGGCGGCGGCGCTGTGGCGCCCGACTGCCTTGGCCTATGCGGAAGCCCGCCAGTCGGCGCTTCACGGTATCGATTTCGGCGTCATGGCTGTGTTCGTGGTGAGTAATATCCTGCTCGGCCTTTGGCTGCGGGATGCGTCCATGCTGATGTACGCCGTTTTCGTGGTGACGAGCATGTGCCGTGAAGCGACCCATTCAGGCATCGTCACCGTGATTCTTTCCGATGCCGGTCGGCCCCTGAACTATCTGCTCAGTGCCATTGGTCTGTTTGGCGGCATCTCCGCCTTCATGATCATGTGGGACCTGATGTTTGATATCAGGAAGGAATTTCCGTTGGTGCACCGCGTTTACCGCTGGGGCGGCATCCTGATGCTGGCGCCCATATTTTTCGCGACGCACGACAGTTTTTCACTTCTGGCCCAGTATGCCCAAGTGATCATGCTGGCTGTCAGCATCGGCAGCATCACGATGGCTTTCATTCTCGTGCTGCGTCACCCCGGCGACGTTCTATTGAGATTCTACCTCTGCGCCTTCTTTCCGATCGTCCTGCTTTGGGGCGTCGAGGTCGGCGCACTGGTTTTTCCGACCATCCCGTTCGATCTGGGACGTCAGGTCGACATAATCGCCACCATGATCCATCTCAGTATTCTTTTTCTCGCCTTGGGCTACCGCTTCGTGGTGACGCGGCAGCAGCAAGCCCAAGCCGACGCAGCCCTGGTCCTCGAAAAGATGGCGCGGGAACGCCAACGGACGTTCGTGGACATGGCGACGCACGAATTCAAGACTCCACTGGCAGTCATCGACAGCGCGGTTCAGGTCCTTGAACTGTTGCTTCCAACGGCCCCACCCGAGGCCACCCGCCGTTTCAACACCATCCGCAAAGCGGTTTCCCGACTGGTTGGTCTGATCGAAACCTGCCTGAATGGCGAGCGGAGCGAGGCAATGGAGCTTAACCTGCGCCCGGTTTCTCCGGCCGCCATCGCCGCCCAGGCCGTGGCGCGGGACCGGGAAACAGGGCGCGGCGAGATCAGGGCCGAGATGTCACCTCTGCCGGACACATGCCTTGCCGATAGTGCCCTGCTGGGAATCGCCCTGGACGCCCTGATCGATAACGCTCATCGCTACGGACCGGCCGACCAGCCGGTCGATGTCGTGGCCCAGGCGCTGGGCGGATGGATCATTTTCACGGTCCTGGACCGTGGGCCGGGCGTGCGCCCGGACGAAGCCGAACTGATTTTCGACAGGTATTATCGCAGTCCCCTCAGCGGATCGACCTCAGGCTTCGGCATCGGCCTGCATCTGGTGAAGACCATCGCCACCATGCACGGAGGGACGGTGGCATATCGGCCGAGGGATGGGGGCGGAGCATCCTTCGCGCTGACCATTCCGGTGGCTTAG
- a CDS encoding DNA polymerase III subunit chi — protein MTQIGFYHLMRLPLEQALPKLLDKALAAGFRAVVLAGSQERVEDLNGRLWTYEPDSWLPHGSARDGEAEMQPIWLTHTDENPNGATILVMCDGSASERVGAFQRCLDLFDGNDAEAVEKARERWKRWKAEGHELVYYQQTERGGWEEKSRT, from the coding sequence ATGACCCAGATCGGCTTTTACCACCTGATGCGCCTGCCGCTGGAACAGGCATTGCCCAAACTGCTGGACAAGGCGCTGGCGGCGGGCTTTCGCGCCGTGGTGCTGGCCGGATCGCAAGAGCGGGTCGAGGATCTGAACGGGCGCCTGTGGACCTACGAGCCCGATTCCTGGCTGCCCCATGGCTCGGCCCGTGACGGCGAGGCCGAGATGCAGCCCATCTGGCTGACCCACACCGACGAGAATCCCAACGGCGCCACCATCCTGGTGATGTGCGACGGCTCGGCCTCGGAGCGGGTGGGCGCGTTCCAGCGTTGCCTGGACCTGTTCGACGGCAACGATGCCGAAGCGGTCGAGAAGGCGCGCGAGCGCTGGAAGCGCTGGAAGGCAGAGGGCCACGAATTGGTCTATTATCAACAGACAGAACGCGGGGGCTGGGAGGAAAAATCAAGGACTTAA